The DNA window TACGGGAAAACTATGGTTCAAGATACCAGAAACAATTAAATTTGATATAACAGGTAAACTGAAGGACAATGTCTTTGCAAAAGACGTGGTACTCAACATAATAGGAAAAGTCGGTGCTGATGGTGCAACCTACAAGGCATGTGAATTCGGTGGAGAAGTAACCAGTGCCATGTCAATATCAGATAGGATGGTAATGTGCAACATGGCCATTGAAATGGGAGGTAAAACTGGGCTGGTTGAACCGGATCAAAAGACCATAAACTACCTCAAGGGAAGAACAACCAAAAACTATGAAATAATGAAAACAGACAACGATGCAGAATCTTTGGAAACTGTACATATCAATGTTGATGATCTTGAACCGCAAATTGCGTGTCCACATAACGTTGATAATGTAAAACCTGTTTCAGAAGTTGAAGGCACACACATCGATCAGATCTTCCTGGGATCTTGTACCAATGGAAGAATAAGTGATCTGAGGACAGCAGCCAAGATCATGAAGGGAAAAGAAGTTGCCAGAGGCGTTCGAATGCTTGTAATTCCGGCATCAAGGGAAATTTATACGAAGGCATTGGACGAAGGACTTTTAAGAACCTTTGTGGATGCTGGAGCACTGGTGTGTAATCCTTGTTGTGGACCTTGCCTAGGGGGCCATGTTGGACTCATTGGACCTGGAGAGGTTAGCCTTTCAACTTCCAACAGAAACTTCAAGGGAAGACAAGGAAGTCCAGAAGCTGAAGTTTACCTAAGCTCTGCAGCGGTTGCAGCAGCATCAGCAGTAACAGGAAAAATAACAGATCCAAAATAATGAGCTAATAAATAAAACTAAAGATAGGTGTTTGAATGAAAGGAAAAGTCTGGAAATTTGGTGACGATGTCGATACAGATATTATAATACCTGGAAGATATCTGGTTTTGAGGGATGAAAAGGAATTAGCAGCATGTGTTATGGAGGGATGTGATCCTGATTTCTCCGAGAAGGTGTCTGAAGGGGATATCATTGTTGCAGGAAAGAACTTTGGATGCGGATCCTCGAGGGAACATGCCCCAATTGCAATCAAAGGTGCAGGAGTAGCAGCCGTAGTTGCAGAATCCTTTGCCCGAATATTCTACAGAAACTCCATAAACATAGGTCTGCCATTAATTGAAGCAAAAAATGTGTCTAAGAGTGTTTCAGAGGGAGATATAATAGAAATAGATGTGGATAAAGGAATTTTGAAAGATTTGGATACTTCAGAAGAATTTGAAATTAAACCACTTCCAGTGTTTATGCTGGGAATAATGAACGAGGGCGGTTTAATAAATTATCTTAAAAATCATATTGGAGAAATTAAGGGATAATTATCCTTTAGTTTTCATAAAAATAT is part of the Methanobacterium lacus genome and encodes:
- the hacA gene encoding homoaconitase large subunit, which codes for MGMTMAEKILAKASDKSVVEAGEIVMANIDVAMTHDLTGPLSVESFEKIGVEDVWDPEKIVVVFDHQVPADSLDAVGNHMIMRKFVEEQKINNFYDVREGVCHQVLPEKGHVVPGEVIVGTDSHTCTHGALGAFSTGIGSTDMAMVFATGKLWFKIPETIKFDITGKLKDNVFAKDVVLNIIGKVGADGATYKACEFGGEVTSAMSISDRMVMCNMAIEMGGKTGLVEPDQKTINYLKGRTTKNYEIMKTDNDAESLETVHINVDDLEPQIACPHNVDNVKPVSEVEGTHIDQIFLGSCTNGRISDLRTAAKIMKGKEVARGVRMLVIPASREIYTKALDEGLLRTFVDAGALVCNPCCGPCLGGHVGLIGPGEVSLSTSNRNFKGRQGSPEAEVYLSSAAVAAASAVTGKITDPK
- a CDS encoding 3-isopropylmalate dehydratase small subunit gives rise to the protein MKGKVWKFGDDVDTDIIIPGRYLVLRDEKELAACVMEGCDPDFSEKVSEGDIIVAGKNFGCGSSREHAPIAIKGAGVAAVVAESFARIFYRNSINIGLPLIEAKNVSKSVSEGDIIEIDVDKGILKDLDTSEEFEIKPLPVFMLGIMNEGGLINYLKNHIGEIKG